A stretch of DNA from Schistocerca americana isolate TAMUIC-IGC-003095 chromosome 3, iqSchAmer2.1, whole genome shotgun sequence:
GGCTACTGAatttagaaaaagaattatataAGGAAAGCGTCAGGAACGGCTCGCTGAAACTGGACGATTTGACTATGAATAAGAACGGGAGTATATTTCTAGTACGTATCTACTTCAGTGAAGAGATCTGTATGGTAAGTTCCAGGTGCTCAGTTACGTTGTTTCTCAGCATTCTTACGGAAAACACTGCtgaaataaaacaacagaaatcagCTTATCAATGTCTATACAAGAAAGGTAGAACTGTTCTGGCCACATACAAGCCATCTACGTCTGTTCCACCTCCATATCAACCATTAGCCACTGGTGTCATGTGAATGCAGTATGGAAGGGTACATGACAGTACTCCACACTGCTGACTGCTGTCGGTTTATTAGGGCTGGTGCCGCTACCGaacggtcaagcagctcctcagctgGCTTTAGGAGGATGACTGCACAAACCTCCCTGAAGAAAAAATCCAAAgcagtaccaggaattgaacccaggtcttCTGCACAGCAGTCAGCCACATAGAcggccactcagctacagaggtggCCATGAATGTTTATGACACATATTGAAAAAGGTATAAGAGAGCATGCACTCGAGTCTCTATCTTCTAGCACAGTGGATGCACTACAATGTATTTACTATGTTCCTCACTTTTCTCTTAATCTGTAATTGGTAAGTAAACGAGATAACAATAATTTCTTTTGCACCCTTGAAGTGAGTTAAATATGAATAAATTTTCTTCGTGACAACACGATCATAGAAAGAAAGCCATGTTTGACAGATAATAGCACAACTTTTATAAGATTATTGTAGCACAGTTACTTCCTAACATAGTGTACAATTGAAATCTCTGAAATCTGTGATAGTTTTGAAATGAGCAGCTGAAACCTACTTTCAGATCGTCCTGAGTGCTGTCGTGGCCGTGGCCCTGGCCAAGCCCGGCTTCCTGGGGGCGGGCGTCGCCGCCCCCGCTTACGCCGCAGGCCTCGCTGCCGCTGTCCAGCCAGCTCCTGTCTATGTGGGCGGCATCCACCCCGGCCTCGCCGCCTACGGCCCGGCCAACATCGTCGTCGGGCCAGGTGGCTACAACCTGAACACCCCTGACGTGGCCGCCGCCAGGGGCGCCCACCTGGCCGCCGTCGCCCAGACGAGGGCCCGCGACGCCGCCATCAACGGTGCCGCcctcgccgccgcctccgccgcagcCTACGGCGCTTACGCCGCCCCCGCTGTcgtcgccgcccccgccgtcgccgccgtcgctCCTGCGGCTGTCGCTGCTCCTGGCCTATTGGCTGCTCCCGGATCCCTGGCTGCCCTCAAGGCTGCCTACCACGGCTAAAACAACTACGCTAGACGACGGTTAACACCGTGCAACAGATCACCTCACCGACTACTCAAAAGGGAGAAAGCAGCGCGAACTATAAAGTATTCGTTTACACTGTACAGAAAAAGGCAAAAGATAATAAATTATACTTTACATTCTAAACATCCTGTTGTTATTGAGTAAATACCATTGTTGTACTTCCttacaacacaaacacaacattACACTGAATAAATATCAACAGCATAGGAGTACTTAACCTTACTGGACGAAATTGTTAGTCGCTTCCATAACAGAGATCGTTGGCAACGTGGAGCATTATGATGGTGAAAGACTGGTGCTCATGTGAACAtccacagaaaatggctgaaatggctctaccactatgggacttaacatctgaggtcatcagccccctagactaggaactacttaaacgtaacgaacctaaggacgtcacacacatctatgcccgagacaggcttcgaacctgcgaccgtagcagcagcgcggttccggactaaagcgcctagaaccgctcggccacagctgctgcCTAAACCTTCACAGATCGTTTACGCTGTGAAAGTAGCGCATATGATCCAATAGATTGAATGGATGCAGCATTACACTGGTTGAAGTGGAGATGTGTTAGAATAGCAGAAATAAATTATCGTGTTTGGACGTGACCCTGACCACAATTCGAATGGCGTTCCTGATTCGTTAGTGTTTCGACATAGATTAGCCGATGTTACTACAAAGATTGAATACCATTCGGAGTTATGTAACACAGTGTAAGATCAGTGGTCATAAAAAGATGCCAGTGAATGGGGGCTGAAGAGGAATGTGATGTCTTGTCAATGATAATTCAAACTCTTCAAGTATTGCTACTATTAGTAAATAAATTCCTTATGGAGCAGTTTCCTATTGAAAAATATGTAGGTAACTGCATCCAGTCCAACTTTGGAGTTGGGTACTTTGCAAAATTTCGAAATATTAAGATACACTTGTtaaatgggccaaacaacacagaatttCAGTTGATGCGTGGCATCAAATGCACTAAAGGCTCAAGCAGCTCTTTAAATCAGAATGTGGAAGCTGTATTTAGGACTGCAGGTGGTTTTTGATATTTTACAGGTCTTGTTCATATGATAGCTTAGTCCCACATACTCAGGCTACGGTAGAAACGAACCATGATAGCAATGTCAACATTCTTGAAGACCATCTCCTGTTCTTTCCTCCACAACATCGCGATGAGTGCTTACTTGACACATCACACGACTGCAAGCTGACATTCCTCGATCGTTGAAGATTCAGGCACCCTATCACACATCAACTGGCCCCACATATTCGCTTTATCATTCTCCCATAGAATATATCTGTATAGAGCAACACCCGTGCATTTTGGTAGGTCTACGGAATTAAATCATCAACGGTAGGCTTTTGTCTGATAAGGCATACGTGAACAAACTTTTgactctcttcatctccgaatcgtGGGTATTAGCCAGACAATAGCAGATGTTGCATTTTATTCACGCTATTCCTCGTGAGGGTGACAAGCTTTTTGTGCAatgtttttcatgaaacactacTCTGAAGAAGTATTGTATTACAACTCTCAACGACCATCTGTAATCACACACATCATTTGCACCCGATGTTATGAATGGATTATCAAGCGACTCTAACGTAAGTTAATATTTACAGGTGAAACTTCCACATGGATTAAAACTGAATACTGGATCGTCTCTCAAACTTTGGCTCTTGTCCTCCGCAGGCAATGGTCTGACCCTATGAGTGTAGATAGCTTTGTCGTTAAGAGTATTCTCAATGGAAAGCAGGATTCTAGTTTCGAGGCAAATTACAGAACACGTTATGAACTACCAGGAAGTTTGAAAACAGTGCATATTCCCCACTGGATTTCAAGATTTCTTTTAGGATCTCTAAAGAGATTTACACAGTTCTTCTTAGAAATTCTTAATAACTGTCGCTTCAGATGAGaaattgttttactgtacaactgccattttcctatttctttttttttctgcgtAAGTCGGGTGCCGTGTGAACGGGGGACGGTCATTAAACGTAGAAACAAAAATGTATCCTTGTGCCCACCAACTATTTCTCGAACTTTTGCAGCAGAACTAACGTTCCGAACGTAAAGGTCACTGTACAGTGCACGCTGACATACGTAAGCACATGACACAACAGTCTGTTTCTGAATCGTTCGCTGGTGACAGACAAATCAGGATTCCCACTGCATCCGATTCAATCATTCCTAATTCTGGAGCACCTCAATCACTTACCTAAAATGTAACGTGTAAAAAGGCTTGGGAAATAATGGGAGACGTGGGAACTATTAGGACAGAGAAATGGGATTGAACTGGATACAGGAAGCGAAATCGGCAGCTGTATATCTGTAATGTGTTGTACCAATCATTACAGATCTACTACGTAATGAAAGTATGACTAGTGATCATTAATAGCTTAAGAATTTGGCTCTAAAAAATAAGTAGAATGTGTCGTACGTTTAAATCAATGGTTGATTTTTATGAAACTAATATGTACAGATGAAGTTAAGCCACCTTTAAATGAGGGAAGAATGCTCTGCACGTCCCTTCGGAAACAATATAGTTATAAAGCcttttaaagtgaaactgattaTACAACATCCTCAATACAAGTAATGTATCCATACATCAGGAAGTTACCACATTACACAAACAGCCACGGCGCGATTGCCGGAGAACACTCCCATTCGTTCCTTTCAAAAGTTATTGATACAAGATCACTTTTATTTAAGTATTTCACACAACTCGTCGTGTTTACGACTAGATCATCATGTGGAAACTGTGAGACGAGAATAAAGTGGACAAATGAGAAAGTCTTACGTAAAACTTAACTCCACATGTACACTCTAAGATAAAGATTACGACGCCCCATCAAGGAATTATTCGAATTGGACAGAATAGGTAGATGTGGTGCACGTGTATACACAAACATATGATAACAATTTCACAAGAATTGAATGATTCACTCAAGCTTGACAAACTGTGCAAATCCATAACGCGTTGGTCCGCCTCTGTCCCTTATACGAGCAATTATTTGCCTTGGcagtgattgacagagttgttggaagtcctcttgagtaaaacgtaaatgtcttgtgactagagcctttcttcgggtagaccgttcgtcgggtgtaagtctttcgagttgacaccacttcggcaacttgcgcgccgatggggtgaaataatgatgattatgacaacacaacacccagtccctgagcggagaaaatctccgaccaagccaggaatcgaacccgagtccttaggattgacattccgtcgcgctgcccactcagctaccgggggcggacgtcctCCTGAGTTATATCGTACACGTTCTTTCAAATATGTGTGTTATACCGTCAAAatccaagtttcctggagggcattGTCCATAAAGCTTCAAATTTTCTCCACTGGGTAGACATCcggtgactttgctggccaaggtagtgtttgacaagcatgagcagtagaaactctcgcagtgtgcgggcggacattatcttgctgaaatgcaagcctagaatagcttgccatgaagggcaacaaaacggggcctagaatatcgtcgacctaccgctGTGATAGAAAGGTGCCGCTCATGACGACCAAAGAGGTCCAGCTCTGAAAggaaatggcatcccagatcatCACACCTGAGTGTCGCACCATATTGCACGCGGCAATCCGGTTGATATTCAACAgccgtctggggcgtctccagacatttaTTCGGCCTGTAATCTCGTTGACTGAAGTATAATTGTCTTCTGTGATAAGACACGGTCCAAACTGTGACCCAATGACCAGCGAAAATGTTTCTGGAGAccccctggacagcggtgggatatcaacgTGTCGGCtggcatacggcccgacaaccaggagtgatagtctggagtgccatttcttttcaaatcaggacctctttggttgtcatccgcagcatcgCTACAGCACAGCGGTGCGACAATCATATTCTACTccccgctttgttgcccttcgtggaaaGCCATTCTGgggctacatttcagcaagataatgcgtgcCCGCACACTGCATGACTTTCAACTACCTGTTCGTGCTTGCAAAACCcttccatggccagcaagatcgtcGAATCTCTCCCCATCTGAGAACGTTTTGGAGCATTCTGGGAAGAAGCCTCCAAGCAGCTCGGATTCTGACGCTCTAACGCTCACATATTTGACAGAATGTGGTACGATATCACTGAGAAGGACATAAAATAATTCTGTCAATCATTGCCAAGGCAAATAACTGTCTGTATGAGGGTCCGAtgaggaccaacgcgttattgatatgCTGAGTTTGTCAagctgttttctttaaaaaatcatccaatttttctgaggttgtaattatttgtttgcgtGTACATGTAGATCACGTCTATAGGttcccgtcccattcgggtaattccttcgtggctctacttttttttgtcttacagCGTATAACGAAAAGCAGCACGCCACGTAAAATTGAAATCCATACATTGCATCTCATCATGTTTCTCTTTATAAATAATGTAGAATATTGAACGGTGACAaattactgtttgaaataaagtgaAATACTCTGTAGCTAATCACACTGGTGTCTGGGAAACTGTGAACGACAAGCGACTGTGCTTATGGACTAGTTCGTGAggcattttcttttctattttatcTCTGATGCCTGGATTTTCATTCGTCACTCTTCCAGAAACTTCGAAAATCAGTGTAAAAATTTCATATGTCATGTACAATATTTTTATTGGATTGTTACGGGGATTAACAGGATGCCTTATGAACAGTCGTCGCTCGTTTGCTATCGCGGTCACCTGCCTGGCTACGCGGATTCAGAACCGTGACTCCATGCATGGTGTCACTTACCCAGCTGCTCACCACAGGCATCTAATTTTATCTCTTCGTATTCGCACTGTCCTCTCATAACTCTTCTGCTTCACTAAAATGAACTTACAAATTTGCACTGTGGAATTTACTATTAATTTTCTTGATGAAAAAGGCTTAGAATAAGTTTCCCGTGATCGTGCAGGTaagctgatgaaaaaaaaaagacagaggacATAATATTATCTGCTATGCAAACATCATGAAAGAGTTCTGAAAGGGGTCAAACTTAACAGCTATATACGGTTTTTGTTGTCTCTGTAAATGTATGGCTACGAAAAGCAACAGGAAAATGTCCTTATAAGTGGTCCTTCGAATAAAATATCAGAACCTACGTATGAAATGCACACAACTCTCGACAGACGTGCAGTAAAATGCACTGAAGACTACATCCCGATCTTGCATCATTCTGAGATAGGTGGCGTTACAAATCCTTAATGAACAGTTTGAGCTATCAAATGCAatctttctacaaaatttcaatcatcttTTTCCCAATTTGAAACATGAATAAACACTACTCGCCTTGACGGTAAAAATAAGAAGACTGAAACCCTATACTAAAATATAACAGCCTGCTTATTCACGCATTATTACAATAGTTAAATTAGTTTAAACTTTCAAGTAGCGACCATGTGACACAGAACTGTCCACTGTCGAAATATTTATACATACGCTTATTTCTGATCATTTATTATGTTACGAGCGTGTGCCACAGTATTTAAGTAATATTACTTAagtaactttgtctaacagattggcttttccatttatttactttatttgtaattaacgtttattgaaaataaattgcaTGCAATTAAACTTTCGTAGTTTGTAAGTTGCTCTACTGCAACATCAGATACTTGTTGAGATGTCTCCGAGAGAGAAATTCTTTGACTCTTTCAGTTTTGTGCAATAGCCATTTTTGTATTCATTTTCCCATGTGACAAAAACTTGTTGGTCGTGTATTGTGCTTTACATTATGTGAATATATGTATATCAAATAAGTGCTTGAAATAATCTTCAGCATTTAGTGAACAGAAACCAATAAAACTGCAACAGAATGACGGGAGAATTCCCATAAATAAACTATATGTATAATAACTGAACTTTAAAGATTTCTTTACGTTATGTTCAATCGTTATTAGGAATAGTTACGTCCAAGTAGGTCGTTTTTAACATCGATTTAGCTTTAAGGCACCATCACCCCAAGGAACCTCCGCCACAAGGCGGAATAAAAAAGCGAAAACTTACGTTGACATCAACCAGTGTGTGTCTAGACGTGAACAgccatttgaataaataaatagcattataaagaGCGGCTGGTTGCTGTTCTTTTCCTTACAAAAATCGACGTGTATTTTGTACTTAGCCACGATTtcagaatgtcagtttttgacaaaatgctATATATTTGGCCACTAGTTAAGCATACTTGTACtgctttgcatttgtcctctagccattcctgcttagcgatTCTCCCATTTCTGTCGATCTTATATTTTTAGACGCCTATATTCCCCTTCGCTTGCTTGATTTgctataattttatattttctcctttcgtcagctaAATGTAGTTTCTCCTCTTTTATCCAGGAATTTCTACCaggccttgcctttttacctatgTGATAATCTGTTactttcactacttcatcgctcGAAGCTAAACTTTTTCTTCATTAGGTACCACagttcttctccattaattttatcGAAGGCTTTTCCTAATAAAAAATGCTTATTGACTCTCCGAATTAAATTTTGCATGTTCTTCAGTTACCTGTTTCATCAGAAATACTGCATTTGTTATCGTTCCTCActtagtatatacttacattactTTTAATCTGCTGCTCAGGGAAACAGTATGCTGAATAAATAAGTCAGTCTTCCTATAATTCTGGCGTGTTCTTCTTTCTCCCTCAATGAAAGGCGATATAAGTTGTACTTTTTTGTATGCTCTTGCTATCAGCCTTCCTTGCCAGCATATTGAACCGACTTAGTAGTATTATACAGAAAGTCACGTTCCTCAATAGTTCATTGTTGAAGCTGTCTATAGACATAGGTtgcctttgtttttgttttttttttctttttttttcagcccaTCGTAGTCTCTGTCGTCTCTTGTACGCGTAAACTGTTCACAGTACAATATTTCATTTCCgaattgtctgtctgtccgtctgtataCCAAAAGATTTGTAGCATTCGCCTTCTTGCCACTGTTCTATATTATTTATCTGTACTGTTCATCTATAAGATTAGTTGAGCGAATTGTCTTACtggctagttcaaaatggttcaaatgactctgagcactatgggacttaacttctgaggtcatcagtcccctagaatttagaagtacttaaacctaactaacctaaggacatcacacacatccaaatccgaggcaggattcgcacggttccagactgtagcgcccagaaccgctcggccaccccggccggctactggcTAGTGCTTGTCCAAACTGTTCCCAATATTATGGGTCGGCATATTTTACCGCCGTTTAACCgatattcctcttctttttctaaaTGTGATTATTTCCTCTTGTAGAGTTGTTAGGACATTCAACATAAGCCTTGTGACTAATATATCTGGGATAAGCTTTACAAGTATATTGGAGAGTACATGCTATAACAGTAGGACAACGGAAggcaaaaaaaacaacagaaacataGCTATTAATCATAATTTATTCGTCCTCTGGCGTCCTCTAGTAATATACAAAGACTGTGTACATCTGCAGTAGCTACGCCGAATTGTGTACACAAGCTGCTTTACAGGGCACGTTTCAACATCGGCTCGCAGATGTTTCAGCCGTGGTAGAGAGCCTTGGCGGCAGCGAGGCCTGCGAGTCCAGGAACGCCGTAGGCGGCGGGggcgacggcggcgacggcgggggcggcgacggCTGCGGGCACGGCgtaggcgccggcggcggcggcggcagcggcggcggcggcggctgcgctaCCCGACCCGCGAGACTGCACGGCGAGACGCGCGGACAGGTGCTGCACTCTGGCGGCGGCCACCGCAGGCGTGTCCAGGGGCACGCCCTCCGGTCCTAGCACGATGTTGGCGGGGCCGTAGGCTGCCAGGCCGCCCACCACCACGGGGGCCGGCGGCTGTGGGGCGACGAGGCCGGGCGCCGAGCCGATGACGGGGGCGACGCCCGCCGCCCCCAGGTAGGCGCCCGCCCCCAGGTAACCGGGCGTGGCCAGAGCCACTGCCACCAAGGCACTCAGGACGATCTGTAGGCAGATCAGAACAAGCACTGAACAATGGGCCAGCATATTATGCATGATAGGCagcaacatatctacatctacatccatactccgcaagctacctgaggGTGTgatgcggagggtaccttgagtacctctaagggttctcccttctattccagtctcgtattgttcgtggaaagaaggattgtcggtaagcctctgtgtgggctctaacctctctgattttatccccatggtctcctcgcgagatatacgtaggagggaacaatatactacttgactcctcagtgaaggtatgttctcgaaacttcaacaaaagcccgtacctagcttctgagcgtctctcctgcagagtcttccactggagtttatctatcatctccgtaacgctttcgcgattactaaatgatcctctaacgaagcgcgctgctctccattggatcttctctatctcttctatcaaccctatctggtacagatcccacactgccgagcagtattcaagcagtgggcgaacaagcgtactgtaacctacttcctttgttttcggattgcatttcctcaggattcttccaatgaatctcagactggcatctgctttaccgaccatcaactttatacgatcgttccattttaaatcactcctaatgcgtactcccagataacttctgaaattaactgcttccagttgctgacgtgctatattgtagctaaaggataagggatctttctttctatgtattcgcagcacattacacttgtctacattgagattcaatcgccattccttgcaccatgcgtcaattcgctgcagattctcctgtatttcagtacaattttccattgttacaacctctcgatatatcacagcgtcatccgcaaaaaccctcagttaacttccgatgtcatccacaaggtcatttatgtatattttgaatataCATGGGGTAGAAACTGGAGAGGGAGATGACAGATCGAACACTTAAATTCAAAAGTGTCTTAAAATTGTACTAATATAAATGACTGTACACGTATTTCTTTGTACTTACTAAGTGTTTACGCGTGTTTGGTTCACAGACTGCTGCAAATCCAGTATAACGATTAAGAAGCCAGAGAGAGCACCGAACAGATAAAAGTCAGCAAATAAAGGCCGTTGTGGCTAGACAAGGAATCGATCTCTCGCTCATTCCAACAACACTAACAGTCACTGGTCCTTTATGGTATTGCAGTTCGTAGATACTGGCGTATGCGTGATTAGAGCGCTGCCAAATTCCCGTTTTATGACGACCATTTCTCTTAATATTCGAAATTCTACCTTTTCATATACCGTGAACGACGGCAAATCAGTGTCCTAGGATTATCTAATCCGAGTACCATTGACAAATCTTCATAGCCCTTGTACACTAGAAGGGAGCAAATGCATGGGCCCTGTAAATTAATTCCAAAACGGATCTTATACATCATGAtaatgctttctgaacaaaaccaTTGCGAGGATCTCGCAGCCTGGCGGCCCTCTACGAAGGTAATTGCGTATA
This window harbors:
- the LOC124607207 gene encoding cuticle protein 18.7-like, whose translation is MKLLIVLSALVAVALATPGYLGAGAYLGAAGVAPVIGSAPGLVAPQPPAPVVVGGLAAYGPANIVLGPEGVPLDTPAVAAARVQHLSARLAVQSRGSGSAAAAAAAAAAAAGAYAVPAAVAAPAVAAVAPAAYGVPGLAGLAAAKALYHG
- the LOC124606998 gene encoding cuticle protein 16.5-like; the protein is MKCLIVLSAVVAVALAKPGFLGAGVAAPAYAAGLAAAVQPAPVYVGGIHPGLAAYGPANIVVGPGGYNLNTPDVAAARGAHLAAVAQTRARDAAINGAALAAASAAAYGAYAAPAVVAAPAVAAVAPAAVAAPGLLAAPGSLAALKAAYHG